One genomic region from Jiangella sp. DSM 45060 encodes:
- a CDS encoding ROK family transcriptional regulator, translating to MTTHTVAVDTQIMRGINAAAVLTVLRDASPLGVSTIAKRTGLSRQAVTRAIAGLEQLGLAEFRAPEPHATRAGRPAQSVVFRGDAAAVVGIAIAPDVVTVATADLAGELLDRRDLPVTEPSSVREQVRAGIGAALDELSLPRERVWAASIAVPGIVDVATGTVVLSSSMAHLHGDGLRSAVAELLDCPVYVDNDVKLATEGEQWRGTPHETSSLVLVEWGERVGAGLMLNGTLYRGASNDSGDIGFLRLDPTSRPSEADRADVLGPFERTVGGAALAQLAMDAAGRHGDDEWLATLTSAPADTRLDLVIAAVRDGRAPALEAMRTVAARFARGIAAIRALLDPELVIIGGPMARCGEELLVTLRSELEGETLNQPSIELSTLGGDAVVQGALHHALAIVEAERLAPSALSE from the coding sequence GTGACGACGCACACCGTCGCGGTCGACACGCAGATCATGCGGGGTATCAACGCCGCCGCCGTGCTGACCGTCCTGCGCGACGCGAGCCCGCTGGGCGTCTCGACCATCGCGAAGCGCACCGGCCTCTCCCGCCAGGCGGTCACCCGCGCCATCGCCGGTCTCGAGCAGCTCGGGCTGGCCGAGTTCCGGGCCCCGGAGCCGCATGCGACGCGCGCGGGGCGCCCCGCCCAGTCGGTCGTGTTCCGCGGCGACGCGGCCGCCGTCGTCGGCATCGCCATCGCGCCCGACGTCGTCACCGTCGCGACGGCCGACCTCGCCGGCGAGCTGCTGGACCGGCGCGACCTGCCGGTCACCGAGCCGTCGTCCGTGCGCGAGCAGGTCCGCGCCGGCATCGGCGCCGCGCTCGACGAGCTGTCGCTCCCGCGCGAGCGGGTCTGGGCGGCCAGCATCGCCGTCCCCGGCATCGTCGACGTCGCCACCGGCACCGTGGTGCTGAGCTCGAGCATGGCGCACCTGCACGGCGACGGGCTGCGGTCGGCGGTCGCGGAGCTGCTCGACTGCCCGGTCTACGTCGACAACGACGTCAAGCTGGCGACCGAGGGCGAGCAGTGGCGCGGCACCCCGCACGAGACGTCGTCGCTGGTCCTCGTCGAATGGGGGGAACGGGTCGGCGCCGGCCTCATGCTCAACGGCACCCTGTACCGCGGCGCGTCGAACGACTCCGGCGACATCGGCTTCCTCCGCCTCGACCCCACGTCGCGGCCGAGCGAGGCCGACCGCGCCGACGTCCTCGGCCCGTTCGAGCGGACAGTGGGCGGCGCGGCGCTGGCCCAGCTGGCGATGGACGCGGCCGGCCGGCACGGCGACGACGAGTGGCTCGCGACGCTCACGTCCGCGCCCGCCGACACGCGGCTGGACCTCGTCATCGCCGCCGTGCGCGACGGCCGGGCCCCCGCCCTCGAGGCCATGCGGACCGTGGCCGCGCGGTTCGCCCGCGGCATCGCGGCGATCCGCGCGCTGCTCGACCCCGAACTGGTGATCATCGGCGGCCCGATGGCCCGCTGCGGCGAGGAACTGCTCGTCACGCTCCGGTCCGAGCTGGAGGGCGAGACCCTCAACCAGCCGTCCATCGAGCTCTCCACCCTCGGCGGCGACGCCGTCGTCCAAGGGGCGCTCCACCACGCCCTCGCCATCGTCGAGGCGGAGCGACTCGCACCGAGCGCGCTCTCGGAGTAG
- a CDS encoding alpha-N-acetylglucosaminidase TIM-barrel domain-containing protein — translation MNGAHEAAVRELAERAAGAGFAGRLAIRWDPGLGRGFRHRVRDGRLELTASDPVSACAGLHDHLRQQHGTAVHWPTRTPLDVAPVAETPERTVRARVRDQYMLNFCTFSYSTAHWSWPDWEREIDWMALHGVTMPLALTGHEAVLADVYRRFGCDDETILGFLGEPLYLPFQYMGCRDGHRVQLTADDLERRARLGRRIIERMRSLGMTPVLPGFTGHVPQSLAPDASRPRRWQDNTTWFLDPGDARFARLAAEVVRVQQERFGAVTHIASDPFIETPPADEDDDFPTRVAGQLVRGFRDAEPDAVWVLQAWPFAYQADYWTRERVRAFLDAVPHDALYVLDLWAEHAPVWPRQDGFAGRTWQWCGLLNFGGRSDAVADLPRARDQFEAALASPRPPAGLGLTMESIHHNGVFFELLADLAWGDRPDLDAWGRRFAADRYGRRDDRLEDAWSGLLATIYDARGRPIFPETFHGVLMRRPTLAWIDDPAALRRDVESQRWFDADRFARSWRLLVDVLDDDPALAAGPLGLDLVELAQAACSRIADELVVRIAEQPDPARRRSFAERLSAELDGFDELFATRAESRLDTWEDAAARAAADGVDPAELVGSARRLVTSWNETPRTTLEDYSGRLWRGLVGGHYNRRLAAWAAAVELAGTDRPRAEARLDRDLDDLHRRFVDGGVDAPAVPLDRLAAISRRAVSAFTDIIAPPPAERTPHP, via the coding sequence ATGAACGGTGCCCACGAAGCCGCCGTCCGCGAGCTCGCCGAGCGGGCGGCGGGCGCCGGGTTCGCCGGTCGGCTGGCGATCCGCTGGGACCCGGGCCTCGGCCGCGGGTTCCGGCATCGCGTGCGCGACGGCCGCCTCGAACTGACGGCGAGCGACCCCGTCAGCGCGTGCGCCGGCCTGCACGATCACCTGCGCCAGCAGCACGGAACCGCCGTCCACTGGCCCACCCGGACGCCCCTGGACGTCGCGCCGGTCGCCGAGACGCCCGAGCGCACCGTCCGCGCCCGCGTCCGCGACCAGTACATGCTGAACTTCTGCACGTTCAGCTACTCCACCGCGCACTGGTCGTGGCCGGACTGGGAGCGCGAGATCGACTGGATGGCGCTGCACGGCGTCACCATGCCGCTGGCGCTGACCGGCCACGAGGCCGTGCTGGCCGACGTCTACCGCCGCTTCGGCTGCGATGACGAGACCATCCTGGGCTTCCTCGGCGAACCGCTCTACCTGCCGTTCCAGTACATGGGCTGCCGCGACGGCCACCGGGTCCAGCTCACCGCCGACGACCTCGAGCGGCGGGCTCGCCTCGGCCGGCGGATCATCGAGCGGATGCGCTCGCTGGGCATGACCCCGGTGCTGCCCGGCTTCACCGGGCACGTGCCCCAGAGCCTCGCGCCGGACGCGTCGCGGCCGCGCCGGTGGCAGGACAACACCACCTGGTTCCTCGACCCAGGCGACGCCCGGTTCGCCCGGCTGGCCGCCGAGGTGGTGCGCGTCCAGCAGGAGCGCTTCGGCGCCGTCACCCACATCGCGTCCGACCCGTTCATCGAGACCCCGCCGGCCGACGAGGACGACGACTTCCCCACGCGCGTGGCCGGGCAGCTGGTGCGCGGCTTCCGCGACGCCGAACCGGACGCCGTCTGGGTGCTGCAGGCCTGGCCGTTCGCGTACCAGGCGGACTACTGGACCCGCGAGCGGGTGCGGGCCTTCCTCGACGCCGTGCCGCACGACGCCCTGTACGTCCTCGACCTCTGGGCCGAGCACGCGCCGGTCTGGCCGCGGCAGGACGGCTTCGCCGGCCGGACCTGGCAGTGGTGCGGGCTGCTCAACTTCGGCGGGCGCAGCGACGCGGTCGCCGACCTCCCCCGGGCCCGCGACCAGTTCGAGGCGGCGCTCGCCTCGCCCCGTCCGCCCGCCGGTCTCGGCCTGACGATGGAGTCGATCCACCACAACGGCGTGTTCTTCGAGCTCCTCGCCGACCTCGCCTGGGGCGACCGGCCCGACCTCGACGCGTGGGGCCGCCGCTTCGCCGCCGATCGCTACGGCCGCCGCGACGACCGGCTGGAGGACGCGTGGTCCGGACTGCTCGCCACCATCTACGACGCACGCGGCCGGCCGATCTTCCCGGAGACCTTCCACGGGGTGCTCATGCGGCGCCCGACCCTCGCCTGGATCGACGACCCCGCCGCACTGCGCCGCGACGTCGAGTCGCAGCGCTGGTTCGACGCGGACCGGTTCGCGCGGTCGTGGCGGCTGCTGGTCGACGTGCTCGACGACGACCCCGCGCTCGCCGCCGGTCCGCTCGGTCTCGACCTCGTGGAGCTCGCGCAGGCCGCCTGTTCGCGGATCGCCGACGAGCTCGTCGTCCGCATCGCCGAGCAGCCCGACCCGGCCCGGCGGCGGTCGTTCGCCGAACGGTTGAGCGCGGAGCTCGACGGGTTCGACGAGCTGTTCGCGACCCGCGCGGAGTCCCGGCTGGACACCTGGGAGGACGCCGCCGCCCGCGCTGCCGCCGACGGCGTCGACCCGGCCGAGCTGGTCGGCTCCGCCCGGCGGCTCGTCACCAGTTGGAACGAGACGCCGCGGACCACGCTGGAGGACTACTCCGGACGGCTGTGGCGCGGCCTGGTGGGCGGCCACTACAACCGGCGGCTCGCGGCCTGGGCCGCGGCCGTCGAGCTCGCCGGGACCGACCGGCCCCGCGCCGAGGCGCGGCTCGATCGCGACCTGGACGACCTGCACCGCCGGTTCGTCGACGGCGGCGTCGACGCGCCCGCCGTCCCGCTCGACCGGCTCGCCGCCATCAGCCGGCGGGCTGTCAGCGCCTTCACCGACATCATCGCCCCGCCCCCGGCCGAGAGGACCCCGCACCCATGA
- a CDS encoding N-acetylmuramic acid 6-phosphate etherase, translating into MTTRPTEARNPATLDLDTLPTREALARIVDEDAAAVEAVRAALPAIAAAVELADARLAAGGRLHYVGAGASGRLAVLDATELTPTFGVDRSLVTAHFPGGAAALVDSALDFEDSGDLGAADVRDVTGADLVLGITASGATRYVAAALGEARRRGASTVLISCSPDPVIEAGHVIVLDTGPEALTGSTRLKAGTATKVALNAFSTALMARRGRVYSNLMIGMSVTNEKLRERAVAVVRAATGRDEAAARAALSDAGGDIEVALVALLSGAGAEDARTVLAEAGSVRAAVARFEGRA; encoded by the coding sequence ATGACCACCCGACCGACCGAGGCGCGCAACCCGGCGACGCTGGACCTCGACACGCTGCCGACGCGAGAGGCGCTCGCGCGCATCGTGGACGAGGACGCCGCCGCCGTCGAGGCGGTGCGCGCGGCGCTGCCGGCGATCGCCGCGGCGGTGGAGCTCGCCGACGCCCGGCTCGCCGCGGGCGGGCGGCTGCACTACGTCGGCGCCGGAGCGTCGGGCCGGTTGGCCGTCCTCGACGCGACCGAGCTCACCCCGACCTTCGGCGTGGACCGCTCACTCGTCACCGCTCACTTCCCGGGCGGCGCGGCGGCGCTCGTCGACTCCGCTCTGGACTTCGAGGACTCCGGTGACCTCGGCGCCGCGGACGTCCGGGACGTGACCGGCGCCGACCTCGTGCTGGGCATCACGGCCTCCGGTGCGACGCGGTACGTCGCCGCGGCGCTGGGCGAGGCGCGCCGGCGGGGAGCGTCGACCGTCCTCATCAGCTGCTCCCCGGACCCGGTGATCGAGGCCGGCCACGTCATCGTGCTGGACACCGGCCCGGAGGCGCTCACCGGATCGACCCGGCTGAAGGCCGGCACGGCGACCAAGGTGGCGCTGAACGCGTTCTCGACCGCTCTCATGGCCCGCCGCGGCCGGGTGTACTCGAACCTGATGATCGGCATGTCCGTCACCAACGAGAAGCTCCGCGAGCGTGCCGTCGCGGTCGTCCGTGCGGCGACCGGCCGCGACGAGGCGGCCGCGCGGGCGGCATTGAGCGACGCCGGGGGAGACATCGAGGTCGCCCTCGTCGCGCTGCTCTCCGGCGCCGGCGCCGAGGACGCGCGCACGGTGCTGGCCGAGGCCGGTTCGGTGCGGGCCGCCGTCGCGCGGTTCGAGGGTCGCGCGTGA
- a CDS encoding N-acetylglucosamine kinase has translation MSARAGVDVGGSGVRAVVEFATGRRRVRLTRPTHRRATIDGASVVEAAVEAVTQAADAEHPPRLDAVCVGTTGLPGLIEDPAAIAAALRDRLGARRVMVAGDALTTHLGALGGRPGVVVAAGTGVIALGTDLGPVWNRTDGWGHLLGDEGGGAWIGRRGLAAALRHLDGRAGGSAPLAAAVATRYGEPAGLLGRVYNGDSPSFELAAFAPAVAEAAHGGDPVASGIWRDAGERLAESAVAAAAGLEPLFSWGGGLFRTGNLLEDPFRHAVLTRVPAARIVAPDGDGADGALRLLDHPPVTRHAGPFLHASGFDDA, from the coding sequence GTGAGCGCTCGGGCCGGCGTCGACGTCGGAGGCAGCGGCGTCCGGGCAGTGGTGGAGTTCGCCACGGGACGACGCCGGGTGCGGCTGACCCGCCCGACCCATCGCCGCGCCACCATCGACGGCGCGAGCGTCGTCGAGGCGGCCGTCGAGGCCGTGACACAGGCGGCCGACGCGGAACACCCGCCGCGGCTCGACGCCGTCTGCGTCGGGACGACCGGCCTGCCGGGGCTGATCGAGGACCCCGCCGCGATCGCCGCGGCGTTGCGGGACCGGCTCGGCGCCCGCCGGGTGATGGTGGCCGGTGACGCGCTCACGACGCACCTGGGCGCCCTCGGCGGCCGTCCCGGCGTGGTCGTGGCGGCCGGGACCGGCGTCATCGCGCTCGGCACCGACCTCGGCCCGGTCTGGAACCGCACCGACGGCTGGGGCCACCTGCTCGGCGACGAGGGCGGCGGCGCCTGGATCGGCCGCCGGGGGCTCGCCGCCGCCCTTCGGCACCTCGACGGACGCGCCGGCGGGTCGGCGCCGCTCGCCGCGGCGGTGGCCACGCGGTACGGCGAGCCGGCGGGTCTGCTGGGCCGCGTGTACAACGGCGACTCGCCGTCGTTCGAGCTGGCGGCGTTCGCCCCGGCGGTGGCCGAGGCCGCCCACGGCGGAGACCCGGTCGCGAGCGGCATCTGGCGCGACGCCGGGGAGCGCCTCGCCGAGTCGGCCGTCGCGGCCGCCGCCGGGCTGGAGCCGCTCTTCTCGTGGGGCGGTGGCCTGTTCCGGACCGGCAACCTGCTCGAGGACCCGTTCCGCCACGCCGTCCTGACCCGCGTCCCCGCCGCGCGCATCGTCGCACCCGACGGCGACGGCGCCGACGGTGCGCTCCGGCTGCTCGACCACCCGCCGGTCACCCGGCACGCGGGCCCGTTCCTGCACGCCTCCGGCTTCGACGACGCCTGA
- a CDS encoding GNAT family N-acetyltransferase → MLTGDLVLLRPLEPSDAAAHHRWNHDPEVMQWFAHGYPVSAERFAGEYGERPKNSYERVVLGIETLDGGRLTGVVALTGAEPETGGAELDLYIGEKDCWGRGYGTEAGRLICRYGFDAMRLHRIQLWVADENAAAIRVYQKLGFVEEGRARDTLRRHGRWHDMVLMSVLEGELRG, encoded by the coding sequence GTGCTGACCGGAGACCTCGTACTGCTACGCCCGCTGGAGCCCTCCGACGCGGCGGCGCACCACCGCTGGAACCACGACCCCGAGGTCATGCAGTGGTTCGCGCACGGCTACCCGGTCAGCGCGGAACGCTTCGCCGGCGAGTACGGCGAACGGCCGAAGAACTCCTACGAGCGCGTCGTCCTCGGCATCGAGACCCTCGACGGCGGCCGGCTGACCGGGGTGGTGGCGCTCACCGGCGCCGAACCCGAGACCGGCGGCGCCGAGCTCGACCTCTACATCGGCGAGAAGGACTGCTGGGGCCGCGGCTACGGCACCGAGGCGGGCCGCCTCATCTGCCGCTACGGCTTCGACGCCATGCGCCTGCACCGCATCCAGCTGTGGGTGGCCGACGAGAACGCGGCGGCCATCCGCGTCTACCAGAAGCTCGGGTTCGTCGAGGAGGGCCGCGCCCGCGACACCCTGCGCCGCCACGGCCGCTGGCACGACATGGTGCTGATGAGCGTGCTCGAGGGCGAGCTACGGGGCTGA
- a CDS encoding phosphotransferase → MLTPPSFIDDATIGRAVGAHWLPEVETLEHLPWGFGAHHWRATGAGRALFVTLDHLAPRHTAASLEAAYRGAATLAASGLDVVCAPLPTRSGRFTAEAGPGALSVTPWLDGRSPSEDEAAAPAHAAVVLAALEALHRADPPDGLPVWAPRAGPGFAARLRERTRSPWTSGPLAEEARGLLAANDAAIAACTARYLELAGWAAARRDHWVPTHGEPHHANQVVTGDGLRLADWESLALAPAERDLVDLAGQAPAGPEMIELFRLDWRLVELDEYARWFAAPHTGTDDDHTALDGLREELADAENPLPVHRPS, encoded by the coding sequence GTGCTGACGCCGCCCTCCTTCATCGACGACGCGACGATCGGCCGGGCCGTCGGCGCGCACTGGCTGCCGGAGGTCGAGACGCTGGAGCACCTGCCGTGGGGGTTCGGCGCGCACCACTGGCGGGCCACCGGGGCCGGCCGGGCGCTGTTCGTGACGCTGGACCACCTGGCGCCGCGGCACACGGCGGCGTCGCTGGAGGCCGCCTACCGCGGCGCCGCCACCCTGGCCGCGTCCGGTCTGGACGTCGTCTGCGCGCCGCTGCCCACCCGGTCCGGCCGGTTCACCGCCGAGGCCGGACCCGGCGCGCTCAGCGTCACGCCCTGGCTGGACGGGCGCAGCCCGTCGGAGGACGAGGCCGCCGCACCCGCACACGCGGCCGTCGTGCTGGCCGCGCTGGAGGCCTTGCATCGCGCCGACCCGCCGGACGGCCTGCCGGTGTGGGCGCCGCGGGCCGGTCCCGGCTTCGCCGCGCGGCTACGGGAGCGGACGCGATCGCCGTGGACGAGCGGGCCGCTGGCCGAGGAGGCACGCGGCCTGCTGGCCGCGAACGACGCCGCGATCGCGGCGTGTACCGCGCGCTACCTCGAGCTGGCCGGCTGGGCGGCGGCCCGCCGGGACCACTGGGTGCCGACGCACGGCGAACCGCACCACGCCAACCAGGTCGTGACCGGCGACGGCCTGCGGCTGGCCGACTGGGAGTCGCTGGCCCTCGCACCGGCCGAGCGCGACCTCGTCGACCTCGCCGGCCAGGCGCCGGCCGGCCCGGAGATGATCGAGCTGTTCCGGCTGGACTGGCGGCTCGTCGAGCTGGACGAGTACGCGCGCTGGTTCGCCGCTCCGCACACCGGCACCGACGACGACCACACCGCCCTCGACGGCCTGCGCGAGGAACTGGCCGACGCGGAAAACCCGTTGCCGGTCCACCGGCCGAGCTGA